In Pempheris klunzingeri isolate RE-2024b chromosome 5, fPemKlu1.hap1, whole genome shotgun sequence, the DNA window TCAAAGTGTGTTGTCCAGTAGTGACATGTGAAACCACTACAGCCATAactacaactcaagagccaactacaaccacaacatttacatcaaCTGAACCTCCGactacaactcaagagccaactacaaccacgacatttacaacaactgaagctcctactacaactcaagagccaactacaaccacaacaGTTACAACACCAACTgaacctcctactacaactcaagagccaactacaaccacaacatttacaacaactgaacctcctactacaactcaagagccaactacaaccacgacatttacaacaactgaacctcctactacaactcaagaaCCAACTACAACCAAATTTACAACACCAACCAaacctcctactacaactcaagaaCCAACTACAACCAAATTTACAACACCAACTgaacctcctactacaactcaagagccaactacaaccacaacatttacatcaactgaacctcctactacaactcaagaaCCAACTACAACCAAATTTACAACACCAACCAaacctcctactacaactcaagaaCCAACTACAACCAAATTTACAACACCAACCACTACTCCATGTATTCCAACATGTGAGTGGTCAGAGTGGTATGATGTGAATAACCCACAAGAGGACCGCGATGACTTGGAAACATATGAAAACATCATAAATCATGGTAAACAAATCTGCAGATATCCTACAGAAATTGATTGCAGAGCAACAGACGCTGCTGATATGGACTTCAATGACTTTGTGAGTCACACTGGCCAAGTTGTTACTTGTGATATAAATTATGGCttaaaatgcagaaaagagGACCAAGTCAAACCTCCAAAAAAGTGCTTCAACTATAAGATCAAAGTGTGTTGTCCAGTAGTGACATGTGAAACCACTACAGCCATAactacaactcaagagccaactacaaccacaacatttacatcaactgaacctcctactacaactcaagagccaactacaaccacaacatttacatcaactgaacctcctactacaactcaagagccaactacaaccacaacatttacatcaactgaacctcctactacaactcaagagccaactacaaccacaacatttacatcaactgaacctcctactacaactcaagagccaactacaaccacgacatttacaacaactgaagctcctactacaactcaagagccaactacaaccacaacaGTTACAACACCAACTgaacctcctactacaactcaagagccaactacaaccacaacatttacaacaactgaacctcctactacaactcaagagccaactacaaccacgacatttacaacaactgaacctcctactacaactcaagaaCCAACTACAACCAAATTTACAACACCAACCAaacctcctactacaactcaagaaCCAACTACAACCAAATTTACAACACCAACCACTACTCCATGTATTCCAACATGTGAGTGGTCAGAGTGGTATGATGTGAATAACCCACAAGAGGACCGCGATGACTTGGAAACATATGAAAACATCATAAATCATGGTAAACAAATCTGCAGATATCCTACAGAAATTGATTGCAGAGCAACAGACGCTGCTGATATGGACTTCAATGACTTTGTGAGTCACACTGGCCAAGTTGTTACTTGTGATATAAATTATGGCTTAAGATGCAGAAAAGAGGACCAAGTCAAACCTCCAAAAAAGTGCTTCAACTATAAGATCAAAGTGTGTTGTCCAGTAGTGACATGTGAAACCACTACAGCCATAACTACAACTCGagagccaactacaaccacaacatttacatcaactgaacctcctactacaactcaagagccaactacaaccacaacagttacaacaactgaacctcctactacaactcaagagccaactacaaccacgacatttacaacaactgaacctcctactacaactcaagaaCCAACTACAACCAAATTTACAACACCAACCAaacctcctactacaactcaagaaCCAACTACAACCAAATTTACAACACCAACCACTACTCCATGTATTCCAACATGTGAGTGGTCAGAGTGGTATGATGTGAATAACCCACAAGAGGACCGCGATGACTTGGAAACATATGAAAACATCATAAATCATGGTAAACAAATCTGCAGATATCCTACAGAAATTGATTGCAGAGCAACAGACGCTGCTGATATGGACTTCAATGACTTTGT includes these proteins:
- the LOC139201227 gene encoding mucin-2-like, producing EPPTTTQEPTTTKFTTPTKPPTTTQEPTTTKFTTPTTTPCIPTCEWSEWYDVNNPQEDRDDLETYENIINHGKQICRYPTEIDCRATDAADMDFNDFVSHTGQVVTCDINYGLKCRKEDQVKPPKKCFNYKIKVCCPVVTCETTTAITTTQEPTTTTTFTSTEPPTTTQEPTTTTTFTSTEPPTTTQEPTTTTTF